A single Anopheles maculipalpis chromosome 3RL, idAnoMacuDA_375_x, whole genome shotgun sequence DNA region contains:
- the LOC126561633 gene encoding RNA polymerase II subunit A C-terminal domain phosphatase translates to MADPNQNIICAPDDCAIKISKWKVREGYPVTSGSIILFYELLDGSDKEVKRLKATQSGVVKKRLAREGATVAKGKPVLELGQCSHTTVIKDMCADCGADLRQDEPSSCSKASVPMIHSVPELKVTETLAKKLGQADTERLLNDRKLVLLVDLDQTLIHTTNDNVPNNLKDVYHFQLYGPNSPWYHTRLRPGALEFLAKMHPYYELHICTFGARNYAHMIAQFLDKDGNFFSHRILSRDECFNATSKTDNLKALFPCGDSMVCIIDDREDVWNMASNLIQVKPYHFFQHTGDINAPPGMSKNELDGKGVDFKELMSQSLKEKKAKDGDDEGRPPTPKIQTQDGGNGKQQCEKSMPEHVLDDKTEDEPTTEAEKPVEKEEESKECETTPPEADRVEPSTASSKEDSNCTSEDEKVEIQHTVKETNETLLDEKGAIDPEKEKRTAPAAPLEEPKELPASDEAKDTATETDKQEEPPGENDCTSDSSAKEDKKPTLNSKQEKDLIEIEDPDDYLLYLEHILLKIHKTFYEQYDQTQTISDLKQLIPTVKARVLVGTRLCFSGLIPNTVKLEQSKAFLIARSLGAVVTQNLEPTTTHLVAVTIGTSKVNNARKNAKIKIVTPEWLWSCAERWEHVEEQLFPLKASNPAKMRQPPPHCHSPEHAVNYGAMAKSREEPKFMDTVNPLLSFSNDDLDAMNNDFDDFFESDDSSSDDEPVDIENPPMEKALRKRKRVEEIETNRGRHNIFRKRTEEEEQRKEENRRILKYDNNAENNDENSQTNASSEDEEDESPSAKFRRGGDLPSDLDMGSNSEGSEEPIDDVDDGDWNMMGAALEREFLGLDD, encoded by the exons atggccgATCCAAATCAAAACATCATTTGCGCTCCGGACGATTGTGcgataaaaataagcaaatgGAAAGTGCGCGAAGGTTATCCGGTGACGAGCGGCAGCATTATACTGTTTTATGAGCTGCTGGACGGAAGCGACAAGGAAGTGAAGCGGCTTAAAGCCACACAGAGTGGCGTCGTAAAGAAGCGCCTTGCCCGGGAAGGCGCAACCGTGGCGAAAGG AAAGCCGGTACTCGAGCTTGGACAGTGCAGCCACACGACGGTAATAAAGGATATGTGCGCCGATTGTGGGGCTGATCTGCGTCAGGATGAACCGAGCAGCTGCTCGAAGGCTTCGGTACCGATGATACATTCTGTGCCCGAGCTGAAGGTGACGGAAACGCTCGCGAAAAAGCTGGGCCAAGCCGACACGGAACGGTTGCTGAACGATCGGAAGCTGGTGTTGCTGGTGGATCTTGATCAAACGCTCATTCACACCACGAACGATAATGTGCCAAACAACTTGAAG gaCGTGTATCACTTTCAACTGTACGGTCCAAATTCGCCCTGGTACCACACGCGGCTTCGGCCAGGTGCGCTAGAGTTTTTGGCCAAAATGCATCCATACTACGAGCTGCACATATGTACCTTCGGAGCGCGCAACTACGCTCACATGATCGCACAATTTCTGGACAAGGATGGTAACTTTTTCTCGCACCGCATCCTATCGCGGGACGAATGTTTTAACGCAACGAGCAAAACGGATAATTTGAAAGCGTTGTTCCCGTGCGGCGACTCGATGGTGTGCATTATCGACGATCGGGAAGATGTGTGGAACATGGCATCTAACTTGATACAGGTTAAACCGTACCATTTCTTTCAACACACCGGCGATATTAATGCTCCGCCCGGGATGTCCAAGAACGAGCTCGATGGTAAAGGGGTAGACTTTAAGGAGCTCATGAGTCAGTCGTTGAAAGAGAAGAAAGCCAAGGACGGGGATGATGAAGGTAGGCCACCGACACCGAAAATACAAACGCAAGACGGTGGCAATGGCAAGCAGCAGTGTGAGAAAAGCATGCCCGAGCATGTGTTGGACGATAAGACGGAGGACGAGCCGACGACCGAAGCCGAGAAACCGGTCGAAAAGGAGGAAGAGAGTAAAGAGTGCGAAACGACACCACCAGAGGCTGACAGGGTGGAGCCTTCTACCGCAAGTAGTAAGGAAGATAGTAATTGTACAAGCGAGGATGAGAAAGTAGAAATTCAGCACACTGTaaaggaaacaaacgaaacttTGTTGGATGAAAAAGGTGCAATCGAcccggaaaaggaaaagcgtaCTGCACCTGCTGCACCCTTGGAGGAACCAAAAGAGCTTCCGGCAAGCGATGAAGCAAAGGATACTGCAACAGAAACCGACAAGCAAGAGGAACCTCCCGGTGAAAATGACTGTACGTCGGACAGTTCTGCCAAAGAGGACAAAAAACCTACCCTAAACTCGAAGCAGGAGAAAGATCTAATCGAGATCGAAGATCCGGACGATTACTTGCTCTACCTTGAGCACATTCTGctcaaaattcacaaaacaTTCTACGAACAGTACGACCAAACGCAAACAATTTCCGATCTGAAGCAGCTAATACCGACAGTTAAAGCACGTGTGCTGGTCGGGACACGGCTTTGCTTTTCCGGACTCATACCAAACACTGTAAAGTTGGAGCAAAGTAAAGCGTTCCTGATTGCACGAAGCTTGGGTGCGGTCGTAACGCAAAATCTGGAACCTACCACAACACACCTGGTTGCGGTCACAATCGGTACCTCGAAAGTGAACAATGCgcggaaaaatgcaaaaattaaaatcgtcACCCCCGAGTGGCTGTGGTCGTGTGCGGAACGGTGGGAGCATGTAGAGGAACAGCTCTTTCCGTTGAAGGCATCGAATCCGGCCAAAATGCGACAACCTCCACCACACTGTCACAGTCCAG AACACGCTGTCAACTATGGTGCAATGGCAAAATCGCGCGAAGAACCGAAATTTATGGACACGGTCAATCCACTGCTCAGCTTCTCGAACGACGATCTAGACGCAATGAACAACGATTTCGATGACTTTTTCGAATCGGACGATAGCAGCAGCGACGACGAACCGGTGGACATTGAAAATCCCCCAATGGAGAAAGCACTTCGCAAGCGAAAACGAGTCGAAGAGATCGAAACCAATCGGGGCCGGCACAACATTTTCCGCAAGCGCACCGAAGAGGAGGAACAGCGGAAGGAGGAAAACAGACGCATTCTGAAGTACGACAATAATGCGGAAAATAATGACGAAAACAGTCAAACGAATGCGTCGTCCGAGGATGAGGAGGACGAAAGTCCGAGTGCAAAGTTTCGGCGCGGAGGAGATTTACCATCTGACCTGGATATGGGGTCGAACAGCGAAGGAAGCGAAGAACCGATTGACGATGTGGACGATGGCGATTGGAATATGATGGGAGCGGCACTTGAAAGGGAATTTCTGGGGTTGGATGATTGA
- the LOC126562677 gene encoding mitochondrial thiamine pyrophosphate carrier-like: MDREKNETSSNSGIAGGFAGCITRFICQPLDVLKIRFQLQVEPLSEQHVTSKYRTIAQSTRLVYREEGLRAFWKGHNPAQVLSIIYGVAQFSSYERFNHLLRTVDTFERHQSGRNFVCGALSGTFATVITLPLDVVRTRLISQDPGRGYRSSVQGLKLIYTHEGVRGLYRGLGPSVLQIAPLTGGQFMFYNIFGSMFRQYFNISANETLPAIELFICGGLAGLCTKLLVYPLDLAKKRLQIQGFAKSRQTYGRHFVCDNMFNCLYNIAKQEGMIGLYKGLYPALLKACFMSAFYFAIYDEMVLILNH, encoded by the coding sequence ATGGATcgtgaaaaaaacgaaacgtcTTCGAATTCGGGCATCGCAGGTGGCTTTGCTGGGTGCATCACACGCTTCATCTGCCAACCGTTGGATGTGCTTAAGATCCGCTTCCAGCTGCAGGTGGAACCACTCAGCGAGCAGCACGTCACCTCAAAGTACCGGACCATTGCTCAATCGACCCGTTTGGTGTATCGCGAAGAAGGGTTGCGTGCCTTCTGGAAGGGACACAATCCGGCCCAGGTACTGTCGATAATTTACGGTGTGGCACAGTTTTCATCCTACGAAAGGTTTAACCATCTGCTGCGAACCGTAGACACGTTCGAGCGGCATCAAAGTGGACGAAACTTTGTGTGTGGTGCGTTGAGTGGTACGTTCGCGACTGTCATCACGTTGCCGCTGGATGTAGTCCGCACGCGACTCATCTCGCAAGATCCCGGCAGAGGATATCGAAGTTCGGTTCAGGGGCTAAAGCTGATCTACACGCACGAAGGTGTGCGTGGACTGTACCGAGGGTTAGGGCCAAGCGTACTGCAGATCGCACCACTCACCGGTGGACAGTTTATGTTTTACAACATCTTTGGCAGCATGTTCCGGCAGTATTTCAATATCAGCGCGAATGAGACGTTACCGGCGATCGAGCTGTTTATCTGCGGTGGACTGGCAGGGCTGTGCACGAAGCTGCTTGTGTATCCGCTGGATCTCGCGAAAAAGCGGTTGCAGATACAGGGTTTCGCGAAAAGCCGCCAAACGTACGGgcgccattttgtgtgtgataaCATGTTCAACTGTCTGTACAACATCGCCAAGCAGGAGGGCATGATCGGGCTGTACAAGGGGCTGTATCCGGCACTGCTGAAGGCGTGCTTTATGTCCGCGTTTTACTTTGCGATCTATGACGAAATGGTGCTCATACTGAATCACTGA
- the LOC126563202 gene encoding 28S ribosomal protein S17, mitochondrial, protein MASRAAMLLGQVIPCVKTNASKIRVRRMELDTNLNMYFKKDEFYFAYDPDKRCKTGDIVLIKELPEKLTRLISHSVEEIVYPLGDITDPITGKKVVVGKYREDIEEANRLFGKSKDAFDYSTAPPRGRLEGTRDFTHGETYIKYHEDGKDQPFAV, encoded by the exons ATGGCCAGTCGTGCGGCAATGCTGTTGGGCCAGGTAATCCCGTGCGTGAAAACAAATGCATCCAAGATACGCGTACGACGAATGGAACTGGATACCAATCTCAACATG tactTTAAAAAGGATGAATTTTACTTTGCCTACGATCCGGACAAGCGCTGCAAAACTGGTGACATCGTACTGATAAAGGAATTGCCCGAAAAGCTCACACGGCTCATATCGCATTCGGTGGAGGAGATTGTATACCCGCTGGGGGATATTACCGATCCCATCACCGGCAAGAAGGTCGTCGTGGGCAAGTACCGAGAAGATATCGAGGAAGCGAATCGGTTGTTTGGTAAATCGAAAGACGCATTTGACTACTCTACCGCTCCGCCACGTGGTCGGTTGGAGGGTACGCGAGATTTTACGCACGGTGAAACCTACATCAAGTACCACGAGGATGGCAAGGATCAACCGTTTGCTGTATAA
- the LOC126563074 gene encoding PRA1 family protein 3, whose protein sequence is MTTSAQGSGSLDNLHLAPLRTLSDFLLESARFQLPNFQDWEKWGNRVVNNLLYYQTNYFLMSAAVFLLVGLIHPMKVLLGLSIIGVLVYVFVRFFAQDARRSVGADPNQQPNKWTVLGGTIVGSYLVLYLFDSVLIVAFAILLPFSLTFVHASLRLRNIKNKITNAVEIVGVKQSPMGQFLEAMGLMPTAF, encoded by the exons ATGACCACTAGCGCACAAGGATCGGGCTCACTGGATAATCTTCACTTGGCACCGCTTCGTACGTTAAGTGATTTCCTGCTGGAATCGGCCCGTTTCCAGCTTCCCAACTTCCAAGACTGGGAAAAGTGGGGCAACCGGGTGGTGAACAATCTGTTGTACTATCAAACCAACTACTTCCTGATGAGTGCGGCCGTCTTTCTGCTCGTTGGGTTGATTCACCCGATGAAGGTGTTGCTTGGATTGTCGATCATTGGGGTGTTGGTGTACGTGTTTGTACGGTTCTTTGCCCAGGACGCACGCCGGTCTGTCGGTGCTGATCCAAACCAGCAACCGAACAAGTGGACCGTACTCGGTGGAACTATTGTCGGCAGCTATCTGGTACTGTACCTGTTCGATTCTGTGCTGATTGTTGCATTTGCCATACTGCTTCCATTTTCGC TAACCTTCGTGCATGCATCGTTGCGGTTGAGGAACATCAAGAACAAAATCACCAATGCAGTGGAAATTGTTGGTGTAAAGCAATCGCCCATGGGACAATTTCTGGAGGCAATGGGCTTGATGCCAACAGCATTTTAA
- the LOC126562972 gene encoding polyadenylate-binding protein 2, whose translation MADDSLLNDSNLATLGSNDDEAELLIEDDYLKGSEMQIDPELEAIKARVKEMEEEAEKLKQLQSEVTKQMTLGSPTGSTPMLTAEEKAEVDNRSIYVGNVDYGATAEELEAHFHGCGAINRVTILCNKADGHPKGFAYIEFGSKEFVETALAMNETLFRGRQIKVNPKRTNRPGMCQTNRFPRGVRGRAARASRACCYGAHRGTRRPIRGYRGRATYYAPY comes from the exons ATGGCTGATGATAGCTTGCTTAACGATTCCAACCTAGCTACGCTGGGTAGCAACGATGATGAGGCAGAGCTCCTGATAGAG GACGACTACCTAAAAGGTTCAGAAATGCAAATCGATCCCGAACTCGAAGCCATCAAGGCACGTGTGAAGGAGATGGAAGAGGAGGCAGAAAAGTTGAAACAGTTACAGTCAGAGGTCACGAAACAGATGACCTTGGGTTCACCCACCGGTTCGACACCAATGCTGACGGCCGAAGAGAAAGCCGAAGTGGACAACCGTTCCATTTATGTAGGCAACGTCGATTACGGTGCGACAGCGGAAGAGCTGGAAGCGCACTTTCACGGATGCGGTGCGATCAATCGGGTGACAATTCTGTGCAACAAAGCCGACGGTCATCCGAAAGGCTTCGCGTACATTGAGTTCGGCTCAAAGGAATTTGTCGAAACGGCGCTCGCTATGAACGAAACACTGTTCCGAGGTCGACAGATCAAGGTGAACCCTAAGCGTACTAATCGTCCGGGAATGTGCCAAACCAACCGGTTCCCTCGCGGTGTGCGCGGACGTGCGGCCAGAGCATCGAGAGCTTGCTGTTACGGAGCGCACCGTGGCACCCGAAGGCCTAT TCGAGGATACCGAGGACGTGCTACTTATTACGCACCTTACTAA
- the LOC126562294 gene encoding uncharacterized protein LOC126562294 yields the protein MRKYQQLALVLLSITCVVILLVYKSENNRLKYVLEVVNIFGRNDAASLIRIDNSSRLHSSPYDFDSPLPAWQRLGDGFYVYSSFWQKNELAAGGTVISLAVGLEHAAVNFKCQVQHGTGDVATGKLHFVRLEHPTGSVKVPNGEVFVVYKLLCKVARDFGQPTEIIFTDTAQSIKRYVPLRVLESRSVQQKMTMTACVDMSDYLELEEEFRMPSAVLQYFLHHQIVGVEDFIVYNSNALNGATTSLLYSHGIKINLLPYNFPFNMADKQQNRLLIEMDCLMRNYNAAKLSFIGAINEYLYPSSRLRVNNKFLKYAWKVSSDVSRFAIASRSVCIDKRKKIFSDNLLYDVDVGAQLTAPNERPFYVYKPQDYNRTAGTPEFIKTLDVDRSMIFVHRYGGKCSSKTNLHDWTISLQPDFLQYVTDVGRELNKLIFR from the coding sequence ATGCGTAAGTACCAACAGCTGGCCCTGGTGCTCCTTTCGATAACGTGCGTGGTGATACTGTTGGTGTACAAAAGTGAAAACAACCGACTAAAGTATGTACTCGAGGTGGTCAACATATTCGGACGCAATGATGCGGCCAGCCTAATACGCATCGATAACAGTAGCCGGTTACACAGCTCACCGTACGATTTCGACAGTCCGCTGCCGGCGTGGCAGCGGCTAGGCGATGGCTTCTACGTTTACTCCTCGTTCTGGCAGAAAAATGAGCTCGCGGCAGGCGGTACGGTCATCAGCCTAGCGGTCGGACTCGAACATGCCGCAGTCAACTTCAAGTGTCAGGTGCAGCACGGTACCGGTGATGTCGCTACCGGGAAGCTTCATTTCGTCCGGCTAGAACATCCGACCGGTTCGGTTAAGGTGCCCAATGGGGAGGTGTTTGTGGTGTACAAGCTACTGTGCAAGGTAGCTCGTGACTTTGGACAACCGACAGAAATCATCTTTACCGATACGGCTCAATCGATCAAACGGTACGTACCGCTCCGGGTACTGGAAAGTCGGTCGGTACAGCAAAAAATGACCATGACGGCGTGCGTTGATATGAGCGATTATCTCGAGCTGGAGGAAGAGTTCCGGATGCCTTCCGCTGTTTTGCAGTACTTCCTGCACCACCAAATCGTTGGCGTGGAAGATTTCATCGTGTACAATAGTAATGCGCTAAATGGAGCGACTACATCGCTGCTCTACAGTCATGGCATTAAGATCAATCTGTTGCCATACAATTTCCCCTTCAATATGGCTGACAAGCAACAGAACCGGCTGCTCATTGAAATGGACTGTCTGATGCGAAATTACAACGCGGCCAAACTTTCCTTCATCGGAGCCATCAACGAGTATCTCTATCCGAGCTCTCGGTTACGCGTGAACAACAAATTTTTGAAGTACGCGTGGAAAGTGTCCAGCGACGTGTCACGTTTTGCCATCGCCAGCCGGTCGGTGTGTATCGACAAGCGGAAGAAAATATTCTCCGACAACTTGCTGTACGATGTGGACGTCGGTGCACAACTGACGGCACCGAACGAGCGACCGTTCTATGTGTACAAACCGCAGGACTACAACCGTACAGCCGGAACGCCCGAGTTTATCAAAACACTTGACGTCGATCGTTCGATGATCTTTGTCCATAGGTATGGAGGGAAGTGTAGTAGCAAAACGAATCTACACGACTGGACGATTAGCCTGCAGCCGGACTTTCTACAGTACGTGACGGATGTGGGTCGAGAGCTAAACAAACTTATCTTCCGATAA
- the LOC126561555 gene encoding uncharacterized protein LOC126561555, with product MITKCRLSDNASLGDVSTPISGSDSNTEETTCESMHRDDPCSIDQQSNDCGRYRPPGSNQKKRLPGSLLSDDSCNAVDNMLGVTDDQAQNEKGCREADHNADLSFNGKIRTLASGSQIVTPRRPSINTIDGLTAVKATVPEVATDVSNKNDLLNREKKFNESFELLTKECNTLNYYNNEKSPDLFADDDETEQEKENQDHSMHRSYQRVSGTGTKELECEAENSVDQTDHMLLKRMKMSLSGIPPPPALTYSDIDVGTMLTIYRSNVKSWLTTHGFQKNTAEQVTEGEAEKEQQPQQHQQQECLLKPTHSTDELTNMKWPELTKHRAHGLHYNRSRMSETFELLGLKYIERYISAETSCSFNMTILQSSAKKRNQRLKMLNQSPGRRLSHLARRRATFSSESLLNTSGSKSGNIVSAGKGPIDAGVLRRLNPHRACNNRQVLLDPKKSDNRRKNKIKTPKRRTPGEKKSPRRRTPGSSSKKLSLLRASAGGKSCTQVHVPATRESSKRALFLSPQNSDKLLSPARYDLRFSLGSNSKQTERSIFSEARILKSKRSLFSQTRGTAESSGAESIASISIGTTSTTTNAIPTAAMSNKRRRSSIIDNDDGAGNALGERTEKIRRTECSGLTEEDLTPRSLKFARSKSFCVGLQSTGLPSAATSDVISAPGIGGKTLIRANSEISSADGPRPLVMLTENHKKKLLWAVSQALQSKQITAKHELFKQHASNLVRVVKRLFLEFNDQTTSSTSEKLLKLANKHVYEVIQGKSVDDIYFREKTRIMNARNMPKLQGYIAPEEYELRQLKRTASITSFDGSSPFDCSLSASQSFLSQSSMLSQGSSFGGLSQLSQTNSFVRGGSHLKTASSTGSVNTVGLSTVATNTALRENVDSELRQRSTKKQLLFSGKDQKNVSPFRMEKNLSLIGSNVNTNKLLVGGSLNSSIMKAKRQISFE from the exons ATGATCACAAAGTGCAGACTAAGTGATAATGCTTCTTTAGGTGATGTTTCTACA CCGATAAGCGGTAGCGATAGTAATACCGAAGAAACAACCTGTGAGAGCATGCACAGGGACGATCCATGCAGCATTGACCAACAATCGAACGATTGCGGCCGGTATCGACCACCGGGATCAAACCAGAAGAAACGTTTGCCTGGTTCGCTGCTTTCCGACGACAGTTGCAATGCAGTTGACAATATGCTTGGTGTAACTGATGATCAAGCACAAAACGAGAAAGGGTGCCGCGAGGCGGACCACAATGCTGACCTTTCGTTTAATGGTAAAATAAGAACATTGGCTAGTGGAAGTCAAATTGTGACACCACGACGTCCATCGATTAACACAATCGATGGTTTGACTGCGGTTAAAGCGACGGTTCCGGAAGTTGCAACCGATGTGAGCAACAAAAATGATTTGCTAAACCGGGAGAAAAAGTTTAACGAATCATTTGAACTGCTGACGAAAGAGTGCAACACTTTAAATTACTACAACAATGAAAAGTCACCCGATTTGTTTGCGGACGATGATGAGACTGAACaggagaaggaaaatcaaGATCATAGTATGCATCGATCATACCAACGCGTCAGTGGAACCGGAACGAAAGAATTAGAATGTGAAGCCGAGAACAGCGTAGATCAGACTGACCATATGTTGctaaaacgaatgaaaatgtCCCTATCCGGTataccaccaccgccagcacTAACCTACTCCGATATTGACGTTGGTACCATGCTGACGATATATCGCAGCAACGTGAAGTCATGGCTAACTACGCATGGTTTCCAGAAAAACACAGCTGAGCAGGTTACTGAAGGTGAAGCTGAAAAGgaacaacaaccacagcagcatcagcaacaagaGTGTCTCTTGAAGCCAACACACTCAACAGACGAACTTACCAACATGAAATGGCCGGAACTAACGAAACATCGGGCTCACGGACTGCATTACAACCGATCAAGAATGTCGGAGACTTTTGAACTTTTAGGCTTAAAGTACATTGAACGGTACATCAGCGCAGAAACGAGTTGCTCCTTCAATATGACTATTCTACAATCGAGCGCCAAAAAGCGAAACCAACGATTAAA AATGTTAAATCAATCTCCGGGTAGACGACTGAGCCACCTAGCCAGACGACGGGCCACATTTTCATCCGAAAGCTTACTTAACACCAGTGGCAGCAAGAGTGGCAATATCGTAAGCGCTGGCAAGGGTCCCATCGATGCGGGTGTGCTGAGGAGACTAAATCCACACCGAGCGTGCAATAATAGACAAGTGCTACTAGATCCGAA aaaatcGGACAACcgtaggaaaaataaaattaaaacacccAAAAGACGAACGCCGGGTGAAAAAAAGTCACCGCGCCGTCGTACGCCAGGTTCATCATCGAAAAAGCTATCATTGTTGCGTGCTAGTGCCGGTGGTAAATCGTGCACACAGGTGCACGTACCCGCAACTCGCGAATCCTCGAAACGCGCCCTATTTCTGAGTCCACAGAACAGTGACAAATTATTGTCACCGGCTCGTTACGATCTTCGCTTCTCGCTCGGTAGTAATAGCAAGCAAACGGAACGTTCGATATTTTCCGAGgctagaattttgaaatcaaaACGATCACTATTTTCGCAAACACGCGGCACAGCCGAGAGTAGTGGCGCCGAGTCCATTGCATCTATTTCCATTGGTACGACCAGTACGACCACCAATGCAATCCCGACCGCCGCCATGTCCAACAAACGGCGACGCTCTTCAATCATCGACAATGACGACGGTGCGGGAAATGCGCTCGGAGAGCGGACGGAGAAAATACGACGCACAGAATGTTCTGGTCTAACGGAGGAAGATTTAACGCCACGCTCTTTAAAATTTGCACGCAGCAAAagtttttgtgttggtttgCAAAGCACGGGCCTGCCTTCTGCGGCAACGTCGGACGTCATCAGTGCGCCAGGAATTGGAGGAAAAACATTGATTCGTGcgaattcagaaatttcttccGCAGATGGTCCACGGCCATTAGTAATGCTGACGGAAAATCACAAAAAG AAATTATTATGGGCAGTTTCGCAGGCACTGCAAAGCAAGCAAATAACTGCAAAGCACGAACTGTTCAAGCAGCATGCCTCCAACCTGGTGAGAGTAGTGAAAAGGCTGTTTTTAGAATTTAACGATCAAACCACCAGTAGCACAAGTGAAAAGCTTCTAAA GTTGGCAAACAAGCACGTGTACGAGGTGATTCAGGGTAAAAGCGTTGACGATATTTATTTCCGCGAGAAGACCCGAATCATGAACGCACGAAACATGCCCAAACTGCAGGGCTACATCGCGCCCGAGGAATACGAATTACGGCAGCTGAAGCGAACTGCCAGCATTACCTCCTTCGACGGATCTTCTCCGTTCGACTGCTCGTTAAGCGCCAGCCAGAGTTTCCTAAGCCAAAGTTCTATGCTTTCGCAGGGTAGCTCCTTCGGTGGTTTGTCACAGCTGTCGCAAACGAACAGTTTTGTGCGGGGAGGATCTCACCTAAAGACGGCATCATCGACCGGTAGTGTTAATACGGTAGGACTGAGCACTGTCGCTACCAATACTGCATTACGCGAAAACGTCGACAGTGAGCTGCGGCAACGCtccacaaaaaagcaattgcTCTTCTCCGGCAAGGATCAGAAAAATGTAAGTCCGTTCCGGATGGAAAAGAATTTGTCCCTCATAGGAAGTAACGTGAATACCAACAAACTGCTGGTCGGTGGTTCGCTTAACTCCAGTATCATGAAAGCGAAACGACAAATTTCATTCGAATAG
- the LOC126562742 gene encoding SAGA-associated factor 29 — MPLTAEQAMLQVQERLKSLKTLVCEIENERKRNETNINNVIRLTKMASEDKTPALNHKLKTLYKVGLQDALQEETLIRQALSKIQDIRNIRNERRIQARNAGNKETIRRGALMKMLQISAQTLPLFVSKPGEKIPHLCGSIPADSSYIAKPGDMVAALVKSEEGEENWILAEVVQYVSSTSKYEVDDIDEEQKDRHVLSRRRIVPLPLMRANPETDGQALFPKGTTVMALYPQTTCFYKAIINQLPQTANEEYEVLFEDPTYPDGYSPPLFVAQRYVIAIKQNKKTTS; from the exons ATGCCATTAACAGCAGAACAAGCGATGTTGCAAGTACAG GAGCGGCTGAAGTCTTTGAAAACGCTCGTGTGCGAAAtagaaaacgaacgaaagcgCAACGAAACGAATATAAACAACGTGATACGCCTGACCAAGATGGCAAGCGAAGACAAAACGCCCGCTCTTAACCATAAGCTTAAGACACTGTACAAAGTAGGCCTGCAGGATGCGCTACAGGAAGAAACATTGATCCGCCAGGCACTGTCCAAAATTCAGGACATACGTAACATACGCAACGAGCGCCGAATACAGGCGCGTAATGCGGGCAACAAGGAAACCATCCGAAGAGGCGCACTGATGAAGATGCTGCAGATTTCGGCCCAAACGTTGCCACTGTTTGTCAGCAAGCCGGGTGAAAAAATACCTCACCTTTGCGGATCGATCCCGGCGGACAGCAGCTACATTGCTAAGCCGGGCGATATGGTCGCTGCGCTGGTAAAGAGTGAGGAAGGCGAAGAGAACTGGATACTGGCCGAGGTGGTACAGTACGTGTCGTCCACCAGCAAGTACGAGGTGGATGATATTGACGAGGAGCAGAAAGATCGTCACGTGCTAAGTCGCCGTCGGATCGTTCCGCTGCCGCTAATGCGTGCCAATCCCGAGACCGATGGCCAGGCTTTGTTCCCCAAGGGTACAACCGTAATGGCACTTTATCCACAAACCACCTGCTTCTATAAGGCGATTATCAACCAGCTACCGCAAACAGCCAACGAAGAGTACGAAGTGCTATTTGAAGATCCGACATATCCGGACGGATACTCACCGCCCCTGTTCGTTGCCCAGCGGTATGTGATTGCGATTAAGCAGAACAAGAAGACAACCTCTTGA